The genome window ttctcgcgCCGCCTCGCATCCGTCCATCCTTCCCTCAACGTCCCCGTCTACGCCCTCCTCCTGAACggtctcctcgtcctgctcgTCGGGATCATATACGTCTGCTCCACGACAGGTATGTCTCCGGACTTACAGCTTCAGCTAAAAATCATTCAGAGATAGAAACTGATAGGTTGCAGCCTTCAACGCCTTCATAGGCACAACCGTGATCGTCGCGCAGATCTCCTTCGCTGTCCCCGCAGCATTGCTCATCTATCGCCGTCGTTCGCATGAGTATCTCCCACCATCAAGGCCGTTCAAGGTCATGCATGTGGTAGGGTACGTGTGTAATGTGATGACGGTTGTGTGGGCGGTGGTGATTACGATTTTCTTTACATTTCCGACGACGTTCCCGGTTACTGGGGGAAATATGAGTATGTCTTCATTCCTTCCCCCCCGTTTTCGTTATGGTTTCATTTGCTGTGGGTGTGGTTAGGCTAACGGGTATAGATTATGCGTCTGTTGTGTTGGTTGCACTGTTGCTTCTGGGGGTGGCGAATTGGTTCGTGTATGCGAGGAGGCATTACCATGGGCCGAGGTTGGAGATGTAATTCAATGCAGAGACACAATTTTGTTCGAGTTCCTCGTGGATCTCTCTTCTAGTATCACTATCTACATATGGTCTCCTTTATGCATTCCTCTTTTCAGTATCTGAGCAGCAATCATTTGTTGCCCTTGGTCTTCAGGACAGCCACGCTCAGATTCGGCAAGCTGAATTCGAAAACACCTTGTTTGCCAGCCCGCAGGGTCGACACCTTGCTGTGGACCTGATTGGCACCACCCACCTCGTTCATGGAAACCGGGTCAGGCGCAGTCAGCAGGGTAAGTTCAGCAGCGGTGCCGGCTTTGACGCCGTCAAAAGTCAGCGAGACCGGCACGTCGGCGGTGCTGTTGTACACGGCCGCCTTGAAGATGTGgctgttggtgctgttgtCGACACCGGCGACATAGTAGAGGGGCCCATACTTGTCGGAGGATTTGGTGGGGAGGGTGTTGGTCATGTGGGTGTGAGAGAAGAGCTATGGTTATTAGTATCATGGGGTAGAATAAGATGCGAATGAAGAAGGGCATACATCATAAACGTGCCAGCTGGTGGAGCGGGCTGTCTGATCAGGGTCGGAATTAAAGACCAGGAACGTGGGGGACCACTCATAGTTGTCCAGGTTCATGAGCATGGGTGCCTATTCCGTTAGCTTCGATCATTTCAACTGGAGTACGGCAACCTACGTAGGTCGTTCCGAGAATCTTGTGCGCGTTTCTTTCGGCACCCAGAAGGAACACGGCCTCCGCGACGCTTCCAATCCACCATGGATAGAGGGAAAACTGTCTGTTAGACCAGTCGATTTCGGCCCCGTTATGCTGCACCGCAGCAATTTCGCCTATCATGTGGTTAGCCAGAGCTATAGGTTGGGCTTTGTTATACTTACCAAGCAGGATTGGGTGATCCTCGGACATGTTGtcgaagaagccgaagcGAGTGATGAAATTGTCGGGAATATCGTACAAATGGTAGTCACCACCAGCGTCACCAGGGAGGGTCAGATCAATGGTCGACGCCAGGACAGTAATGTCAGGGTACTTGGCCTTGATCGCATCATAGAAAGCTTTAAACCGGTAAGATGAGTAGGAGGCAAGTCCGTTGTTCAGGTTATCCTCGTTGCCAACTTCGACATATCTGATGACCCAGGGTTCGGGATGACCAACAGAAGCGCGCAATGCTCCATACTTGGTCTCCACGGAGCCGGTGAGGAActcaagctcatcgaggGCGTCCTGCACATACACGTGGAGTTCGTCTTCGGGGACAACGTCGCCGTTGAGCGCTAGACC of Aspergillus fumigatus Af293 chromosome 2, whole genome shotgun sequence contains these proteins:
- a CDS encoding alpha-L-arabinofuranosidase A encodes the protein MLLPKSILLPLLAACTAAVEISVASSGGNVTTNLQYGIMEEEINHCGEGGLYAELIRNRAFQGSSKYPSNLDAWTAVNGATLSLKNLSDPLSSALPTSVNVKGSKGQAGLTNLGWWGIDVRPQKYTGSFYVKGAYNGSFTASLQSARTGKVFASAKIASHSVEDKWVQHSFTLVPHSAAPDTNNTFSLTFDTSKAEDGALDFNLISLFPPTWNNRPNGLRRDLMQAMKDFGPKFLRFPGGNNLEGDTIDGRWKWNETIGPLKDRPGRATTWGYQETGGMGLVEYMEWCDDLGIEPILAVWAGLALNGDVVPEDELHVYVQDALDELEFLTGSVETKYGALRASVGHPEPWVIRYVEVGNEDNLNNGLASYSSYRFKAFYDAIKAKYPDITVLASTIDLTLPGDAGGDYHLYDIPDNFITRFGFFDNMSEDHPILLGKYNKAQPIALANHMIGEIAAVQHNGAEIDWSNRQFSLYPWWIGSVAEAVFLLGAERNAHKILGTTYAPMLMNLDNYEWSPTFLVFNSDPDQTARSTSWHVYDLFSHTHMTNTLPTKSSDKYGPLYYVAGVDNSTNSHIFKAAVYNSTADVPVSLTFDGVKAGTAAELTLLTAPDPVSMNEVGGANQVHSKVSTLRAGKQGVFEFSLPNLSVAVLKTKGNK